In Mesorhizobium sp. 113-3-3, a genomic segment contains:
- a CDS encoding acylphosphatase has protein sequence MNNRKRAVQARVHGRVQGVGYRIWARGEAAGLGLMGWVRNERDGSVTAWLAGADAAVSAMIERLRQGPAGASVSRVDVEEIETWTAPGDFRIVA, from the coding sequence ATGAACAATCGGAAAAGGGCAGTGCAGGCCCGCGTCCATGGCAGGGTGCAAGGCGTCGGCTACAGGATCTGGGCGAGAGGCGAAGCTGCGGGGCTTGGGCTGATGGGCTGGGTGCGCAACGAAAGAGACGGCTCGGTCACGGCATGGCTTGCCGGCGCCGACGCGGCGGTTTCGGCCATGATCGAACGGCTTCGGCAAGGCCCGGCGGGTGCTTCAGTCTCGCGGGTCGATGTCGAGGAGATCGAGACCTGGACCGCGCCTGGAGACTTCAGGATTGTCGCGTAG
- a CDS encoding tyrosine-type recombinase/integrase, translating to MTNEAIQEASPSDPFSMFSSQNSKIKYTYNKIREVKSYRVRELFSAYRDILWDDGRHKYNVSSFIGEIDEILLGEHFSAFDQSTLDNLIGTLRQRGNSNATINRKIAALSKLLRKAYKMGDIHSLPEFRRQKERAGRIRFLEREEEARLFAAIRSRSEDAYRLSVFLVDTGCRLGEALGLIWNDIQEHRVSFWITKSGRSRTIPMTERVKEVIKLPPTEGRRPKGPFTKLSQAQYRAIWNEAKAEVGLGADDQVVPHILRHTCASRLVQGGIDIRRVQMWLGHQTLSMTMRYAHLATNDLDGCVVVLETPRSEASPHDTESSLFSSPLTAASTPKRGKTGEAGAAKPAKASGKSSKAK from the coding sequence ATGACCAACGAAGCGATCCAGGAGGCTAGTCCCTCAGATCCGTTTTCGATGTTTTCTTCTCAGAATTCAAAGATCAAATACACCTACAACAAGATAAGAGAAGTAAAGTCGTACCGAGTCCGAGAGCTTTTTTCAGCCTATCGAGACATACTGTGGGATGATGGGCGGCATAAATACAATGTCAGCTCTTTCATTGGCGAAATAGACGAAATCCTCCTAGGGGAGCATTTCAGCGCCTTTGACCAAAGTACCCTTGATAACCTTATCGGCACCTTGCGCCAGCGCGGCAACAGCAACGCAACCATCAATCGAAAGATTGCTGCCCTCAGCAAACTGCTGCGCAAGGCTTACAAGATGGGAGATATCCACAGCCTGCCCGAGTTCCGCCGACAGAAGGAGCGGGCGGGACGGATTCGCTTCCTCGAGAGGGAGGAAGAGGCAAGGCTGTTCGCTGCCATCAGAAGCCGCAGCGAGGATGCCTACAGGCTTTCCGTCTTCCTGGTCGACACTGGATGCCGTCTCGGCGAGGCGCTCGGACTGATCTGGAACGACATCCAGGAACATCGCGTCTCCTTCTGGATCACCAAATCCGGCCGCAGCCGCACGATTCCGATGACGGAGCGGGTCAAGGAAGTCATCAAGCTGCCCCCCACCGAGGGCCGCCGGCCCAAGGGGCCGTTCACCAAGCTCAGCCAGGCGCAATATCGTGCCATCTGGAACGAGGCGAAGGCTGAAGTCGGTCTTGGCGCCGACGATCAGGTGGTACCGCACATATTGCGCCACACCTGTGCTTCACGTCTTGTCCAGGGCGGCATAGACATCAGGCGCGTGCAGATGTGGCTCGGCCATCAGACCTTGTCGATGACCATGCGCTACGCGCATCTGGCGACCAATGATCTCGACGGCTGCGTTGTGGTGCTGGAAACGCCGCGAAGCGAAGCGTCGCCGCACGACACCGAAAGCTCGTTGTTCTCGTCTCCATTGACCGCGGCTTCGACGCCAAAGCGGGGCAAGACAGGCGAGGCGGGGGCGGCCAAGCCAGCAAAAGCGTCAGGGAAAAGCTCGAAAGCCAAATAG
- a CDS encoding porin has translation MNIKSLLLGSAAALIAVSGARAADAVVVAEPEPAEYVKICDVYGAGYFYIPGTETCLRIGGYVRYDIGVGDDESFDGASTTDKQDGSVNQTFQKNARFALKTWTGQETELGTLKTYTETRFNFGNQGGFGHSYSIDGTTLGAGPDNFAYNKGVSLNFAWIQLGGLRVGKDESAFDTFIGYAGNVIQDTLVPYGSFDTNVVQYYFDAGNGFSAVVSLEEGSGSYTIDSYVPHVVGGVKWTQGWGAITGVAAYDSNFGEFSGKVRLDVNATNELSLFVMGGYGSEDFNVGGFQPNPSGHNFFKLWDGNWAIWGGGSYKFNEKTSFNVQASYDEGKKFGLAANVAYDIVPGFTITGEVDYINASNSDYHSKFDGIGGMLRFQRSF, from the coding sequence ATGAACATCAAGAGCCTTCTTCTCGGCTCCGCTGCGGCCCTGATCGCAGTTTCCGGTGCGCGCGCCGCCGACGCCGTCGTCGTCGCCGAGCCGGAACCCGCTGAATACGTCAAGATTTGCGACGTCTACGGCGCTGGCTACTTCTACATCCCCGGCACCGAAACCTGCCTGCGCATCGGCGGCTATGTCCGTTACGACATCGGCGTGGGTGATGACGAATCGTTTGATGGTGCGTCGACCACTGATAAGCAGGACGGCAGCGTCAACCAAACCTTTCAGAAGAATGCCCGCTTCGCGCTGAAGACCTGGACCGGTCAGGAAACCGAACTCGGCACCTTGAAGACCTACACCGAGACCCGCTTCAACTTTGGCAATCAGGGCGGCTTCGGTCACTCCTACTCTATCGATGGCACTACTCTTGGTGCCGGCCCTGACAACTTCGCTTACAACAAGGGCGTTTCGCTGAACTTCGCCTGGATCCAGCTTGGTGGTCTCCGCGTCGGTAAGGACGAGTCGGCCTTCGATACGTTCATCGGCTACGCTGGCAACGTCATTCAAGACACGCTTGTTCCTTACGGCTCGTTCGACACCAATGTCGTTCAGTACTATTTCGACGCTGGCAACGGCTTTTCGGCCGTGGTTTCGTTGGAAGAGGGCTCGGGTAGCTACACCATCGACAGCTATGTTCCGCATGTCGTCGGCGGTGTGAAGTGGACGCAGGGTTGGGGCGCCATTACCGGTGTTGCGGCCTATGACAGCAACTTCGGAGAATTTTCCGGCAAGGTCCGCTTGGATGTGAATGCCACCAACGAACTGTCGCTGTTCGTCATGGGCGGTTACGGCTCTGAGGACTTCAACGTTGGCGGCTTCCAGCCGAACCCGTCTGGGCACAACTTCTTCAAGCTCTGGGATGGCAACTGGGCCATTTGGGGTGGCGGCAGCTACAAGTTCAACGAGAAGACCTCGTTCAACGTGCAGGCGTCGTATGACGAAGGCAAGAAGTTTGGCCTCGCAGCCAACGTTGCCTACGACATCGTTCCCGGCTTCACCATCACCGGCGAAGTTGACTACATCAATGCTTCGAACAGCGACTATCACTCCAAGTTCGATGGCATCGGCGGTATGCTCCGCTTCCAGCGCTCGTTCTAA
- a CDS encoding MarR family winged helix-turn-helix transcriptional regulator, whose amino-acid sequence MIQQYGISGKARHMPANRSDLVSDLRCFNRFYTGLIGLLDETLTHSAYTLTEARVLFELARRSGHIATAPGKAGFLARAFQIDFGPAASDIAGELQLDPAYVMRILRKFSAAGLIETRAGPGSLRRRVLSLSTRGEVALAALQAAADRDLARLTADLGDEEAAELSGMLTRVRHLLGGAPASERNEIA is encoded by the coding sequence ATGATCCAGCAATATGGAATCTCAGGGAAGGCGCGTCACATGCCAGCCAATCGGAGTGACTTGGTCAGCGATCTCAGATGTTTCAACCGGTTCTACACCGGTCTGATTGGGCTGCTCGACGAGACCTTGACGCACAGCGCCTATACGCTGACCGAGGCGCGGGTGCTGTTCGAATTGGCTCGTCGATCCGGCCACATTGCCACCGCCCCTGGCAAGGCAGGCTTTCTGGCAAGGGCGTTTCAAATCGATTTCGGACCAGCAGCGTCCGACATTGCCGGGGAACTCCAGCTTGACCCAGCCTATGTCATGAGAATCCTTCGAAAATTCTCTGCCGCCGGCCTGATCGAAACGCGTGCCGGACCTGGGTCCCTGCGCCGTCGCGTCCTCTCGCTCAGCACGCGCGGTGAAGTCGCGCTTGCCGCGCTCCAGGCGGCCGCGGATCGCGATCTTGCTCGCCTGACCGCGGACCTTGGCGACGAGGAAGCCGCCGAGTTGTCGGGTATGCTGACGCGCGTCAGGCATCTGCTGGGCGGAGCACCGGCATCCGAACGCAACGAAATTGCCTAA
- a CDS encoding pyridoxal phosphate-dependent aminotransferase codes for MRQRPALSPIIAALPSTVPFVGPEAQERERGRAFRARIGANESSFGPSPRVIARMEQVARDQWMYCDPDNYELKVAAAAHHDVAVENVVVGEGIDGLLSLVARMYVAPGDAVVTSLGAYPTFNFHVAGVGGRLVTVPYENDRESLDGLLAAVVKEKAPLVYLSNPDNPMGSWWEADEVIRFIEALPATTMLVLDEAYGELGPASALPPIDISRPNVIRMRTFSKAYGLAGIRCGYAVAEVQVIRDFEKIRNHYGVSRMAQIAGLEALADQAYLETVVARVAAGRQRIADIAGQNGLKPLASATNFVTIDCGHDGAFALKVLQGLLSRDVFIRKPMAPGLDRCIRVSVGLDHELDIFAEELPGALAAARGN; via the coding sequence ATGCGTCAGCGCCCTGCCCTCTCGCCGATCATTGCAGCCCTCCCGTCGACCGTGCCTTTTGTCGGCCCGGAAGCGCAGGAGCGCGAGCGCGGGCGGGCTTTTCGCGCCCGTATCGGCGCCAATGAAAGCAGCTTTGGCCCGTCGCCGCGCGTCATTGCCCGCATGGAGCAGGTCGCACGCGACCAGTGGATGTATTGCGATCCCGATAACTACGAGCTGAAGGTGGCGGCGGCCGCGCATCACGACGTGGCGGTCGAGAATGTCGTTGTCGGCGAAGGCATCGATGGCCTGCTCAGCCTGGTGGCGCGTATGTATGTGGCGCCTGGTGATGCGGTGGTCACCTCGCTCGGCGCCTATCCGACCTTCAACTTCCATGTTGCCGGTGTCGGCGGGCGGCTGGTGACCGTCCCTTACGAGAACGACCGCGAAAGCCTGGACGGTCTGCTGGCGGCCGTCGTCAAGGAGAAGGCGCCACTGGTCTATCTGTCCAACCCGGACAATCCGATGGGCAGTTGGTGGGAAGCTGACGAGGTGATCCGCTTCATCGAAGCGCTGCCGGCGACCACCATGCTGGTGCTCGACGAGGCCTATGGCGAATTGGGGCCGGCCTCGGCCCTGCCGCCGATCGATATCTCGCGGCCGAATGTCATACGCATGCGCACCTTTTCAAAAGCTTATGGGCTTGCAGGGATACGCTGCGGCTATGCGGTGGCGGAGGTCCAGGTGATCCGCGACTTCGAGAAGATCCGCAACCACTACGGCGTCAGCCGCATGGCGCAGATCGCCGGCCTCGAGGCGCTTGCCGATCAGGCCTATCTCGAGACGGTGGTGGCGCGGGTGGCCGCCGGGCGCCAGCGCATCGCTGATATCGCCGGGCAGAACGGGTTGAAGCCGCTGGCCTCGGCGACCAATTTCGTCACCATCGATTGCGGCCACGATGGTGCCTTCGCGCTGAAAGTGCTGCAGGGGCTGTTGTCGCGCGACGTCTTCATCCGCAAGCCGATGGCGCCAGGGCTCGACCGCTGCATCCGCGTCAGCGTCGGCCTCGACCACGAACTGGATATTTTCGCCGAGGAATTGCCCGGCGCGCTGGCGGCGGCGCGAGGGAATTAA
- a CDS encoding TetR/AcrR family transcriptional regulator has translation MARTTGSDGERTEAAVREAAVNLIARYGYEAMSMRQLAAEVGVQAAALYRYFPTKEDLLFTLMREHMEGLREAWGHARPTGADPAEQLAAYVRNHIAFHIERRHATHVSNMELRSLSPDRLTQILRMRTAYEKELRTILRDGADAGAFSIEDTGLTAMALIQMMTGVIVWFRPGERLSVPEVTATYLSMTMRLVGAKIADSAARPSDAQRTLSHFNFRA, from the coding sequence ATGGCGCGCACCACAGGATCCGACGGCGAACGAACCGAGGCGGCAGTCCGCGAAGCGGCGGTCAACCTGATCGCACGTTACGGCTACGAGGCGATGTCGATGCGCCAGCTGGCGGCCGAGGTCGGCGTGCAGGCGGCCGCGCTCTACCGCTATTTCCCGACCAAGGAAGACCTGCTGTTCACGCTGATGCGCGAGCACATGGAGGGGCTTCGGGAGGCTTGGGGACACGCGAGGCCAACCGGTGCAGATCCGGCGGAGCAGCTTGCGGCCTATGTGCGCAACCACATCGCTTTTCACATCGAGCGCCGGCACGCCACGCATGTGTCGAACATGGAACTGCGCAGCCTGTCGCCCGACAGGCTGACACAGATCCTGCGCATGCGCACGGCCTACGAAAAGGAGCTGCGCACCATCCTGCGCGACGGTGCCGACGCTGGCGCCTTCAGCATAGAGGACACCGGCCTGACGGCCATGGCGCTGATCCAGATGATGACCGGCGTCATCGTCTGGTTCCGGCCTGGCGAGCGGCTTTCGGTCCCTGAAGTAACGGCGACATATCTTTCAATGACAATGCGGCTCGTCGGCGCGAAGATCGCTGACAGCGCCGCGCGTCCATCGGACGCGCAAAGGACGCTGTCCCACTTCAATTTTCGCGCATGA
- a CDS encoding tetratricopeptide repeat-containing sulfotransferase family protein, whose amino-acid sequence MNNRLPPAWSRHLKTPSGPKKSQPKIAQPKASTLSQAQADDALLRQAVELNRANRLLEAEALCQRVLAHAPRHPLALYLLGTFALGLDDEMAIRCFERAVEAAPQNPHYHLALGETYSKVGEHSGSIKHFERACELKADWVEALCALGRAYTEFGKADIAVPLYRKALKIDGARPAIQMGLANALVSLGRMDEATTHMKEAISRRQDVAAAYNGLVSIRKFTEEPAELKSILAELRNPALDKKSIQQLHHAAGKVLNDLRRYDEAMDHLRQAKRSVPRFDLEAYRRSIDFMIELFSPQMLAAKAGHGSSSEVPVFVLGMPRSGTTLTEQILASHPDAYGAGELTKLRRITNRLAPKTRSPEELRRSILDMTVDQSKSLAEEYLAHIRQKSPEASRIVDKLPHNFELVGLIRLLFPKARIIHCRRDAIDNCLSCYFLSFNEDNSYTADLHTLGLYYREYDRLMRHWDTVFPGQILQNRYEDMVADQERQSRRLIDHLGLPWDDACLRFFDKGGSVNTFSRWQVRQPIYTSSVNRWKAYGSAIQPLVDALGDLAGV is encoded by the coding sequence ATGAACAATCGTCTGCCGCCCGCCTGGTCGAGGCATCTGAAAACTCCGTCCGGACCGAAAAAATCGCAGCCGAAAATCGCCCAACCGAAGGCAAGCACGCTATCCCAAGCGCAGGCCGATGATGCACTGCTCAGGCAGGCCGTCGAACTTAATCGGGCAAATCGGTTGCTGGAGGCGGAGGCACTGTGTCAGCGCGTATTGGCTCATGCCCCGCGACACCCTCTCGCCTTGTATCTCTTGGGAACGTTTGCGCTCGGCCTGGACGACGAGATGGCCATCCGGTGTTTTGAGCGGGCGGTGGAAGCAGCGCCTCAAAACCCACACTACCATCTGGCGTTGGGTGAAACCTATTCGAAAGTCGGCGAGCACTCCGGTTCAATCAAGCATTTTGAACGTGCCTGCGAGCTGAAAGCCGACTGGGTCGAGGCGCTTTGCGCGCTGGGCCGCGCCTATACTGAATTCGGCAAGGCCGATATCGCGGTGCCACTCTATCGGAAAGCGCTCAAGATCGACGGCGCCCGTCCCGCTATCCAAATGGGGCTGGCCAATGCGCTTGTGAGCCTCGGCCGAATGGACGAGGCGACAACCCATATGAAGGAAGCGATCAGCCGTCGCCAGGATGTCGCGGCTGCTTACAACGGCCTGGTCAGCATCCGAAAATTCACGGAAGAGCCGGCCGAACTCAAATCAATCCTGGCTGAGCTAAGAAATCCGGCGCTTGATAAGAAAAGCATACAGCAGCTCCATCATGCGGCGGGCAAGGTGCTCAACGATCTCAGACGCTATGACGAGGCAATGGACCACCTCCGGCAGGCAAAACGCTCAGTCCCCCGCTTTGACCTGGAAGCCTATCGCCGCAGCATCGATTTCATGATCGAACTGTTCAGTCCGCAGATGCTGGCCGCCAAGGCCGGACATGGCAGTTCATCCGAAGTGCCCGTCTTCGTGCTTGGCATGCCGCGTTCGGGCACTACCTTGACCGAGCAGATCTTGGCCAGCCACCCCGATGCTTATGGCGCCGGCGAGCTGACAAAGCTGCGGCGTATCACCAACAGGCTCGCGCCCAAAACACGCTCGCCGGAGGAATTGCGCAGATCGATCCTGGACATGACGGTCGATCAGTCGAAGTCCCTGGCTGAAGAATATCTCGCCCACATCAGGCAAAAATCGCCGGAAGCTTCACGAATCGTCGACAAGTTGCCTCATAATTTCGAGCTAGTCGGCTTGATAAGGCTCCTGTTCCCCAAGGCGCGCATCATTCACTGCCGCCGCGACGCCATCGACAATTGCCTTTCATGCTATTTCCTGAGTTTCAACGAGGACAATAGCTATACCGCCGATCTTCACACGCTCGGACTGTACTACCGCGAGTACGACCGGCTGATGCGTCATTGGGATACGGTTTTTCCCGGGCAGATCCTGCAAAACCGCTATGAGGACATGGTCGCCGATCAGGAAAGGCAATCTCGCCGCCTGATAGACCATCTGGGCCTGCCCTGGGACGACGCCTGCTTGCGATTCTTTGACAAGGGCGGTTCGGTGAACACGTTCAGCCGCTGGCAGGTTCGGCAGCCGATCTACACCTCGTCCGTCAATCGCTGGAAGGCTTATGGAAGCGCAATCCAGCCGCTGGTCGATGCGTTGGGCGATTTGGCTGGGGTCTGA
- a CDS encoding porin yields the protein MNIKSLLLGSAAALIAVSGARAADAVVVAEPEPAEYVKICDVYGAGYFYIPGTETCLRIGGYVREDIGVGDAGSFDGVNHVTDHMHGDDNSTYWKNTRFTLKTWTGQETELGTLKTYTEYRMNFGNNYGDYGSSTLAGGTEPNPNAGTAGWRAGNKSSALEFAWIQLGGLRVGADESAFDTFIGYAGNVINDTIVPYGGFQTNVIQYYFDAGNGLSAVVSLEEGSGSDTIDSYVPHVVGGLKWTQGWGAITGVVAYDSNYEEVAGKVRLDVNVSNELSLFAMVGYGSDNNLNDPTNNIDALGRGFYKLWGGNWAVWGGGTYKFNEKTSFNLQASYDDWKDIGLAANVAYTVVPGFTITAEADWQRVGQGAIDNDSVWVSATKKNNVGGILRFQRDF from the coding sequence ATGAACATCAAGAGCCTTCTTCTCGGCTCCGCTGCGGCCCTGATCGCAGTTTCCGGTGCGCGCGCCGCCGACGCCGTCGTCGTCGCCGAGCCGGAACCCGCTGAATACGTCAAGATTTGCGACGTCTACGGCGCTGGCTACTTCTACATCCCCGGCACCGAAACCTGCCTGCGCATCGGCGGCTATGTCCGCGAAGACATCGGCGTCGGCGATGCCGGCTCGTTCGATGGCGTCAATCACGTCACGGATCACATGCACGGCGACGACAACTCGACGTACTGGAAAAACACTCGCTTCACGCTGAAGACCTGGACCGGTCAGGAAACCGAACTCGGTACGTTGAAGACCTACACCGAGTATCGCATGAACTTCGGCAACAACTACGGCGACTATGGCAGCTCAACGCTCGCGGGCGGAACTGAGCCAAATCCCAACGCCGGCACCGCCGGCTGGCGGGCTGGCAACAAGAGCAGCGCCCTTGAATTCGCCTGGATCCAGCTCGGCGGTCTGCGCGTCGGTGCTGACGAATCGGCCTTCGATACGTTCATCGGCTACGCCGGCAACGTCATCAACGACACGATCGTCCCCTATGGCGGTTTCCAGACCAACGTCATCCAGTACTACTTCGACGCCGGCAATGGCCTGTCGGCCGTGGTCTCGCTCGAAGAAGGCTCAGGTTCCGATACAATCGACAGCTATGTTCCGCATGTCGTCGGCGGCTTGAAGTGGACGCAGGGCTGGGGCGCCATCACGGGCGTTGTCGCCTATGACAGCAACTACGAAGAAGTCGCCGGCAAGGTTCGCCTGGACGTCAACGTGTCCAACGAACTGTCGCTGTTCGCCATGGTCGGCTACGGTTCGGACAACAACCTCAACGACCCAACCAATAACATCGACGCGCTCGGCCGCGGCTTCTACAAGCTGTGGGGCGGCAACTGGGCAGTGTGGGGCGGCGGCACCTACAAGTTCAACGAGAAGACCTCGTTCAACCTTCAGGCCTCGTATGACGACTGGAAAGACATCGGCCTCGCGGCGAACGTCGCCTACACCGTCGTTCCCGGCTTCACGATCACAGCGGAAGCCGACTGGCAGCGTGTTGGCCAGGGCGCCATCGACAACGACTCGGTTTGGGTCAGCGCGACCAAGAAGAACAACGTTGGCGGCATCCTCCGCTTCCAGCGCGACTTCTAA
- a CDS encoding alpha/beta fold hydrolase, whose product MSNTEGFSDFFYAAPDGLRLHARVYGDANSGRWPVVCLPGLTRNARDFHELALYLSTRSPASRKVVAFDYRGRGRSAYDPDVSHYNVGVEAGDVLAGLTALGIEEAAFIGTSRGGLIIHVLGALRPAVLKAIVLNDIGPAIETAGLAHIQSYLERAPTPKTFIEALDAQRSVHAKDFPALTDADWTRMVGALYRETDQGLLPDFDPKLADTVAGLDLSQPLPALWPQFEALAGIPLLTIRGANSKLLSAETMDGMRKRHPMMEAITVEGQGHAPFLETGSLPGDIATFLDRAQRRHQTK is encoded by the coding sequence ATGTCGAACACCGAAGGCTTTTCCGATTTCTTCTACGCCGCGCCAGATGGGCTGAGACTTCATGCGCGCGTGTATGGCGATGCTAATTCCGGGCGCTGGCCGGTCGTCTGCCTGCCCGGTCTGACCCGCAACGCGCGGGATTTTCATGAGCTGGCGCTCTATCTTTCGACACGATCCCCGGCATCACGCAAGGTGGTCGCCTTCGACTATCGCGGACGCGGCCGGTCAGCCTACGATCCCGATGTCAGCCACTACAATGTCGGCGTCGAGGCCGGCGATGTCCTTGCCGGGCTGACCGCACTCGGCATCGAGGAGGCCGCTTTCATCGGCACTTCGCGTGGCGGGCTGATCATCCATGTGCTTGGCGCGCTGCGGCCGGCCGTGCTGAAAGCCATTGTTCTCAACGACATAGGCCCGGCGATCGAAACGGCCGGCCTCGCCCACATCCAGTCCTATCTCGAACGCGCCCCGACGCCGAAAACCTTCATCGAGGCCTTGGATGCCCAGCGCAGCGTTCACGCCAAGGATTTTCCCGCACTTACAGACGCCGACTGGACTCGGATGGTGGGCGCGCTCTACCGCGAGACGGATCAAGGGCTGTTGCCGGATTTTGATCCGAAACTGGCCGACACGGTCGCCGGTCTCGACCTGTCACAACCATTGCCGGCGCTGTGGCCGCAGTTCGAGGCGCTGGCGGGCATTCCCTTGCTCACCATCCGCGGCGCCAATTCGAAATTGCTGTCGGCTGAAACCATGGATGGGATGCGAAAGCGCCATCCGATGATGGAAGCGATCACGGTCGAGGGCCAGGGCCACGCGCCATTCCTCGAAACGGGCAGCTTGCCCGGCGATATAGCGACCTTCCTTGATAGGGCTCAGCGCAGACATCAAACAAAGTAA
- a CDS encoding tetratricopeptide repeat-containing sulfotransferase family protein: MNNRLPPAWSRHLKVQILPKKAGSMKTGLPTPSPMPKMSGAQDDDTLLRRAIELQRANRLPEAEELCHRILTRKPNHALALYVLGTIGLNFDDELALEYLSQACSEMPGNPYFQFTLGECYLKLGDYLPAIAHLQRACELKPDMVEALCALGRAYVDFDKGEMALPVYQKALELNRDHPLVRIGLARILIDLGRMEEATAYLEETIARRENVSAAYMALVNIRRFSTAPPELDSILTELSNSPNSADEAYNLHQAAGKVLNDLERYDEAIEHYLKAKGFRAQTCDIESYRRWVDSMIALFDTELLATKAGYGDPSEVPVFVLGMPRSGTTLTEQICSSHPDVHSAGELTKLGRIAVSTNLKMELGPAFGQMVKLMTAERSQIFAEEYLSNLRIYSPLASRIVDKMPHNFEIIGLIGILFPNARIVHCRRSPIDSCLSCFVSSLKGTHTYTSDLTTLGLYYREYHRLMCHWKSIMPGRIFDNSYEDLIADQEGQSRRLINHLGLAWDNACLRFFEKEGSVKTLSHWQVRQPIYSSSVKRWKNYEGKIQPLIEALGDLADV, translated from the coding sequence ATGAACAATCGTCTGCCGCCCGCCTGGTCCAGGCATCTTAAGGTCCAAATCCTGCCCAAAAAGGCCGGGTCTATGAAAACCGGCCTGCCAACACCGTCGCCGATGCCTAAAATGTCAGGCGCGCAGGACGATGACACGCTGCTGCGTCGGGCCATAGAGTTGCAGAGGGCCAACCGATTGCCGGAGGCTGAGGAATTATGCCACCGCATTCTGACAAGAAAACCCAACCATGCGTTAGCTCTGTATGTACTTGGCACGATAGGGCTGAATTTTGATGACGAGTTGGCCCTGGAATACCTGAGCCAGGCGTGCTCTGAAATGCCCGGTAATCCATACTTTCAATTCACATTGGGCGAATGCTATTTGAAACTCGGTGATTATTTGCCGGCGATAGCGCATTTGCAGCGAGCCTGTGAATTAAAGCCCGATATGGTCGAAGCCCTGTGTGCTTTAGGGCGGGCCTATGTCGATTTTGACAAGGGCGAGATGGCTTTGCCAGTCTACCAAAAAGCGCTTGAGCTAAACCGAGATCACCCCCTGGTCCGAATAGGATTGGCGCGTATTCTGATAGATTTGGGAAGAATGGAGGAGGCGACAGCATATTTGGAAGAAACAATCGCCCGGCGCGAAAACGTGTCCGCTGCCTACATGGCTCTTGTGAACATTCGAAGATTTTCGACCGCGCCGCCGGAGCTCGATTCCATTTTAACCGAACTTAGCAATTCGCCCAACTCAGCGGACGAAGCATATAACCTCCATCAGGCCGCGGGCAAGGTTTTGAACGATCTTGAGCGTTATGACGAAGCGATAGAGCATTACCTGAAAGCAAAGGGGTTCAGGGCTCAAACTTGTGACATTGAGTCCTACCGCAGGTGGGTCGATTCCATGATCGCCTTGTTCGATACGGAGTTGCTAGCGACCAAGGCCGGATATGGCGATCCATCTGAGGTGCCTGTATTTGTGCTCGGGATGCCGCGCTCTGGCACAACCTTGACTGAGCAAATCTGCTCAAGCCATCCAGACGTACACAGCGCCGGAGAACTCACCAAACTGGGCCGAATTGCTGTCTCCACAAATTTGAAGATGGAGTTGGGACCAGCTTTTGGACAAATGGTCAAATTGATGACCGCCGAGCGATCTCAGATTTTCGCTGAAGAATATCTATCCAACTTGCGAATTTATTCGCCGCTCGCATCTCGAATTGTTGATAAGATGCCGCACAATTTTGAAATAATAGGGCTCATTGGTATTCTTTTTCCCAACGCTCGCATAGTTCATTGTAGGCGAAGCCCAATTGACAGTTGCTTGTCGTGCTTTGTATCGAGCCTGAAGGGTACTCATACTTATACATCGGACCTCACGACCCTTGGACTTTATTACCGTGAGTATCATCGTCTCATGTGTCATTGGAAGTCTATTATGCCAGGGAGAATATTCGATAATAGTTATGAAGATCTTATTGCGGATCAGGAAGGGCAGTCTCGGCGTCTGATAAATCACCTTGGGTTAGCCTGGGATAACGCATGTCTCCGCTTCTTTGAAAAAGAGGGGTCCGTCAAAACACTTAGCCACTGGCAGGTCCGCCAGCCCATTTACTCGTCGTCCGTTAAGCGGTGGAAGAACTATGAAGGCAAGATCCAGCCGTTGATCGAAGCCTTAGGCGACTTGGCTGACGTTTGA